A single genomic interval of Bradyrhizobium sp. AZCC 1693 harbors:
- a CDS encoding spermidine synthase — translation MIPWEKIDTARIPGTGDELRLKRRGKEFSIMLGTNELMNSRLSGSEAALATLAAKRIEKVAEPHLLIGGLGMGFTLRAALAVLGGKAQIVVAELVPAVVAWARGPMAEIFGDSLNDPRVSIRESDVTEIIRSHRLKFDAILLDVDNGPEGLTRKANDALYSPSGLEAARAALRPGGVLAVWSSGPNAPFTRRLRGAGFDVNEVNVRATGRGGGARHVIWIATKD, via the coding sequence ATGATTCCCTGGGAAAAAATCGACACCGCCCGCATTCCCGGCACCGGTGACGAACTCCGCCTGAAGCGGCGCGGCAAGGAGTTTTCGATCATGCTCGGCACCAACGAGCTGATGAACAGCCGCCTCTCGGGCTCGGAGGCTGCGCTGGCGACGCTCGCGGCAAAGAGGATCGAAAAGGTCGCAGAGCCGCATCTGCTCATCGGCGGCCTCGGCATGGGCTTTACGTTGCGTGCCGCACTCGCCGTGCTCGGAGGCAAGGCGCAGATCGTGGTGGCCGAACTGGTGCCCGCGGTCGTCGCCTGGGCGCGGGGCCCGATGGCGGAAATTTTTGGCGACAGCCTGAATGATCCGCGCGTGAGCATTCGCGAATCCGACGTCACCGAAATCATCCGCTCGCACCGTTTGAAATTCGACGCCATTCTGCTCGACGTCGACAACGGCCCGGAGGGGCTGACCCGCAAGGCCAATGATGCGCTCTATAGTCCGTCCGGGTTGGAAGCGGCGCGCGCGGCGTTGCGGCCTGGCGGCGTGCTGGCGGTCTGGTCTTCCGGGCCCAATGCGCCGTTCACCAGGCGGCTTCGCGGCGCAGGCTTCGACGTCAACGAGGTCAACGTCCGCGCCACCGGAAGAGGCGGCGGAGCGCGTCATGTCATCTGGATCGCGACGAAGGATTGA